A region of the Sphingobium yanoikuyae genome:
CCGGTCAGGTCCATGCCGTCGAACGGCGACCAGTCGCAGCGCGAGGCGAGCCACTCCTTGCCGACGGTCCATTTCTTCTTGAGGTCGACCACGGTGAAGTCGGCATCATAGCCGAGCGCGATGCGGCCCTTGCAGGTCAGGCCGAACACGCGCTGCGGCCCCGACGAGGTCAGTTCGATGAAGCGGCGCAGCGTCAGCCGCCCTTCGGCGACATGGTTGAGCAGCAGCGGCACCAGCGTCTGCACGCCCGGCATGCCGCTGGGCGAGGCGGGATAGGTCTTGGCCTTTTCCTCGATCGTGTGCGGCGCATGGTCGCTGCCCAGCACGTCGGGCACGCCCTGGTTGAGCCAGAACCACAGGCCGTCGCGATGCGCGGCACTGCGGATCGGCGGGTTCATCTGGGCATAGGTGCCCAGGCGCGGATAGGCGTCCTCGCCGGCCAGCGTCAGATGCTGCGGCGTGACTTCGCAGGTCGCGACATCCTTGTTCTGGCCGATATATTCCAGCTCCGCCGGGGTGGTGACGTGCAGGATGTGGATGCGGCGGCGCGCCTTGCGGGCGAGCGCGATGATCCGCTTCGTCGCGATCATCGCGCTTTCATCGTCGCGCCAGACGGGATGCGAGGACGGATCGCCCTCCACCCGATAATCCTTGCGCGCGTTCATGCGCGTCTCGTCCTCGGCATGGATGGCGACGCGGCGGGTGCCCGACGCCAGCACGCGGGCCAGCGCATTGTCATCATCCACCAGCAGGCTGCCGGTCGACGCGCCCATGAAGATCTTGACGCCGGACGTGCCGGGAATGCGCTCCAGTTCCTTCAGTTGCTCGGCATTTTCCGCCGTCGCGCCGACATAGAAGGCATGGTCGCACCACATGCGATGATGGGCGCGCTTCAGCTTGTCATGCACCCGCTCGGCAGTGTCGGTATTGGGATTGGTGTTGGGCATTTCGAACACGGCGGTGACGCCGCCCAGCACCGCGGCGCGGCTGCCCGATTCCAGATCCTCCTTATATTCCAGCCCCGGCTCGCGGAAATGCACCTGGCTGTCGATGCAGCCGGGCAGCACGTCGAGGCCGGTACAGTCGACCACTTCGCCCGCATCGCCCAGGCTGGTGCCGATGGCGACGATCTTGCCGCCGCGCACGCCCACATCCACCTGCTCCGCGCCGCCCGGCGTATGGACGGTGCCGTTCTTGAGGATCATGTCGAAGGTCTGGGTCATGGCGATATTCCTGTCTGCTGTTCGCGCGAACCGCTTGGCGAAGTCGTGCCGCCGTCCTACCTAAAGCCGATGACCGATACCACCCTTACCGACCGCGCGGTGCTGCGCATTTCCGGCGAAGAGGCGCGTCCCTTCCTGCAGGGGCTGCTGACCCGCGACGTGCTGACGCTGACAGACGGCGAAGCGCGCTGGACCGCGCTGCTGACGCCGCAGGGCAAGGCGCTGTTCGACTTCATCCTGTGGGGCGACGACGGCGATATATTGATCGACTGCGAGGCGGCGCAGGCCGACGCACTGGCGAAGCGGCTGACCATATACCGGCTGCGGCGCAAGGTGGTGATCGCGCGCGATGAGTCGCTGGCGGTGCATTGGGCGATCGATGCGGCCGACAAACCCCGCGACCCGCGCCTGCCAGACCTGGGCGCGCGCTGGCTGGCGCCGGCGAGCGATGGCGACGCCGCCGCCGCGTTCCGCGCGCATCGGCTGTCGCTTGGGGTGTTCGAAGGCGCGGCGGAACTGGGGCAGGACCAGATTCTGTGGCTGGAAACCAATGCCGAGGAACTGCACGGCGTCGATTATGACAAGGGCTGCTATGTCGGGCAGGAAAACACGGCCCGCATGCATTATCGCAACAAGGTGAACCGGCGGCTGGTCGCAGTGCCGCTGGAACGGGCCGACGAGAAGCGCCAGCGCGCCGCCCTGCCAGACCTCAATCTGTCGATCGAACTGCAACGGGTGGAGGCGATCGACCCCGCCACCCTGCCCGCCTGGCTCGCCACCGCGATCGCCGCGCAGGCCGCCGAATGAGGCAAGGACTGCTGGCGCTTGCCTGCGCCCTCACCCTGACCATGCCGGCCCAGGCGGAAACGCCCTGGACACTGGTCAAGGCTTATCCGCATGACCCGGCGGCCTTCACCGAGGGTCTCTTCTACCTCGATGGCGCGCTCTATGAGAGCACCGGCCTTGAAGGCCAGTCGGAGATCCGCAAGGTCGCGCTCAAGACCGGCAAGGTCGAGCAGCGCCGTGTCGTCGAGCAGCCCTATTTCGGCGAAGGCATCGTCAACTGGGGCGGCAAGCTGGTCAGCCTGACCTGGCGCCACCGCCAGGGCTTTGTCTGGAAGCTGGACGATTTCTCGCCACTCTCCACCTTCCGCTATGAAGGCGAAGGCTGGGGCCTGACCCAGGATGGCCGATCGATCATCATGAGCGACGGCAGCGCGCAGTTGCGCTTCCTCGATCCCGAGACGCTGAGCGAACAGCGCCGCATCACCGTCACCTGGAACGGCCGCGCGGTCGATCGGCTGAACGAGCTGGAATGGGTCAAGGGCGAGATCTGGGCCAATGTCTGGTACGATACCAAGATCGCCCGGATCGACCCGCGCAGCGGCGGCGTGATCGACTGGATCGACGTCGCCCCGCTGCGCAAGCAGGCCGGCGTCATCGACAGCGAAGCCGTCGCCAACGGCATCGCCTATGACGCCAAGAGCGACCGCGTCTTCATCACCGGCAAGAACTGGCCCAAGCTGTTCGAGATCAGGGTCGGGAAGTAGGGCGACGATCCCGCCTTAAAGCCCTCTTCCGCAGGCGGGAGAGGGTTGGGTGAGGGTCTTCTTGCTTACGTCTCTCGAACGGCAAGCAGCTCCAGCCTGATCCGTTCCACCACGCCGTCGAAATTCTCGACCACATCATGATTCCAGAACCGGTGGATCACGTAGCCCGCCGATTGCAGTTGCGTCGTGCGCGACGCATCCGTCCGTTCATCATGCTGTCCGCCATCGATCTCGACGATGAAGCGATATTCGGCACAGAGGAAATCGACCACGAATGGCCCGATCGTCGCCTGTCGCCGGAACTTGAAACCTTCAAGCTGGCGATTGCGCAAGACGGCCCATAGCCGTTGCTCACATTCGGTTGCGTTGCGCCGCAGACGTGAAGCGTTGGGACTGGTCGGGCCGATGCTGGGCATTGGCAGAGTCTATCATGAGGGCAGTCGTAGAAAAGCCCTCACCCAACCCTCTCCCGTAAACGGGAGAGGGCTTATAGGCGGTTTAGCGCTTCCAGCGCGCCCAGATGGCGGTGGGGAGCAGCAGGCCGCGCGCTTCCTCGCGTACGGTCAGTTCGCCCGCTTCCACCTCGCCGGGCAGGTCGGCAAAGGCCTGGCGCAGCAATTCGCCGATCGCCAGCGCCGACATGCGCACTGCATAGACGGTGAGGAACAGGAAGCGGCTGTCGGCGTCGAGCAACTGGCGGCAATTGGCGATGAGGCCCGGCAGATCCTCTTCCAGCCGCCAGACTTCGCCGTCGGGGCCACGGCCATATTTGGGCGGGTCGAGCAATATGCCGTCATAGCGGCGGCCGCGCCGCACTTCGCGCGCGACGAACTTGGCCGCATCCTCGACGATCCAGCGGATCGGCCGATCACCCATGCCCGACAGGTCAGCGTTCGCCCGCGCCTGCGCCACCGATTTCTTCGACGCATCGACATGGACCATGCGCGCGCCGGCCGCCGACATGCCCAGCGTGCCGACGCCGGTATAGCCGAACAGGTTCATGACCTCAGCCTCGGGCTTGTCGGCCGTGCTGGTGCGCATGAAATCCCACACCGGCGCCATGTCGGGAAAGAAGCCCAGATGGCGGAAGGGGGTGCAGCTCGACTGGAAGGTCACTTCCTTCCAGTGCAGCGGCCAACCTTCGGCCGGGACCGGCTTGTCATAATACCAGCGGCCGCCGCCATCCTCGTCAGAGCCGGGGATGAATTCGCCGTCGGCGCGCCAATCTTCGGTCGCCGGCGCCCACATCGCCTGCGGTTCGGGGCGGATGAAGCGGAAACGGCCATAGCGTTCGAGCTTGCGGCCGTTGCCCGAGTCGATCAGGCCATAGTCGGACCAGGGTTCGCCGATGAGAGTCTTGAGTTCCATGGGGGCCTCATCGTCTCTTGCGCCGCTCCTGTCGAGAGGGGATCAACCCGCGATCAGCCGCGCGGCGTCGCCCGCTCCGCGACATAGGCGGTCACCGCCTCGAACGTGCCGGGCAGCTTGGCATAGCTTTCCTCACGCGCGAACAGGTCGCCGACCCGCGCCGGCAGCGGCGGCCGCGTGCCGGTCGCCCGCTCCACCGCGTCGCGGAACTTGGCGGCATGGGCGGTCGCCAGCGTCACCACCGGGATCGACGGGTCGATGTCCGCCTCGCGCGCGGCGGCGAGGCCAATGGCGCTGTGCGGATCGATCACCTGGCCAGCGGCGTCGAACGCCCAGCGCATCGCCATGGTCATGCCGTCGGCATCGATCCGGGCGGAGGTGAACAGGTTCGCCGCGCCCTCGCGCTGAGCATTGGTGAGGCGCATCGCCTTGCTTGCCTCGAAACCCTGCATCTGCTGGGCGAGCGCAACGCCGTCACGGCCACCGGCATCGAACAGCAGTCGCTCGAAATTGGAGCTGACCTGGATGTCCATGCTGGGCGTCGCGGTCGGCACGACCTGGCCCTGGCTATAGTCGCCCTCCGACAGGGCTCGGTGGAGGATGTCGTTGACGTTGGTGGCGACCACCAGCCTGGCGACCGGCAGGCCCATTTTCGACGCGACATAGCCGGCGAAGACATCGCCGAAATTGCCGGTCGGCACCGAGAAGGCGATCGGACGATCGGGCGCGCCCAGCCGCACGGCGGCGTAGAAATAATAGACGACCTGCGCCATCAGCCGCGCCCAGTTGATGCTGTTCACCGCCGACAGGTTGAAGCGCGCCTTGAAGTCCGCGTCGTTGAACATGCGCTTCACCAGCGCCTGCGCATCGTCGAAGCTGCCGTCGATCGCGATATTATAGACGTTCGGCGCCAGCACCGTGGTCATCTGGCGGCGCTGCACGTCGGACACCCGGCCCTCGGGATGCAGCATGAAGATGTCGACCTTTTCGCGACCGGCGACCGCGTCGATCGCGGCCGAACCGGTGTCGCCCGATGTGGCACCGACAATGGTCAGATGGTCGTCGCGGCGCGACAGGAACCGCTCGAACAGCTGGCCGAGCAGCTGGAGCGCGACATCCTTGAACGCCAAGGTCGGACCATGGAACAGCTCCAGCATCCAGTGGCGATTGTCGAGCTGGACCAGCGGCGTCACCGCGTCATGGCTGAACCGGCCATAGGCAGCGGTGCAAAGCTCGCGCAGTTCCTCTTCGCTCAGCGATCCGGCGACGAACGGCGCCATGACGCGCACGGCGGTTTCGACATAGGAAAGACCAGCGAGGGCGCGAATGTCGGCAGCGGAAAATTGCGGCCAGCTCTCCGGCACGTAAAGGCCACCGTCGGACGCCAGGCCCGCCAGCGTGACATCTTCAAAACCGAGCGCCGGTGCGCTTCCCCTGGTGCTGACATATTGCATAATGGGAAAGCGCGGTAGCGACGCGCGCGCGCCGGGGCAAGCCTTTACGACGGCCTTGGCGGCTCCGCATTGCGTCGGCGCAGGACAAGCAGATAGATTATTGCCGCCAGCGCGGCAAAAATGAACCATTGCACCGCATAGGCGAGATGATTGTTGGGCACGTCGGCGGTGCTGGGCGGTGCCATGGGTTTCAGGCCCGGCGGTGCGGCGCGCGCGACCAGCATCGGCCGCAGCGGCATGGTCCTGCCCCCTGCCCGCGCGATCAGCGAGCGATGATCGGGCTCCTGCGAAATCCAGCCTTCGACCTGCCCGCCGGTCCAGGCCGGCTTGTCATCCGGCTTCTGGCCGACGCCGACAGCGACCAGCGCGCCCGGCCCTTCGGCGCCGGTCGTGCATTGGGCGATATGGCGATAGCCGGTCGATCCGTCGGCGGCGCGCCCGGCCTCCACCTGCCAGCCGACGACGCGCAGGCAATGGACCGACGACGGGCGGAACAGAAGTTCATCGGGCACCGGCGGCATTTTGGGGAAGGCGACGGCCGGTCGCGACACATTGCTGGCGGCCAGCGCCAGCATGGTTTCCTTCTCGCCCCGGCGCTGCAACTGCCAGATGCCGAGCGCGATCATGACAGCGATCGCGACACAGACCAGCAGGGTCGGGACAATCGGGATGCGCCGTCCGCTCATGCGTCCTTCTTCTCCACCACCCGCCCCTCGCGGGCATTTTTGCGATATTCGACCGTCAGCAGCGCGCCCTTGGCGACGCGCAGGCTGCCGACCACGGCGCCGGCGGTCAGCGGCGCCCACAGCAGCAGGTGCAGCCAGAGCGGCGGATGGACCGTCAGTTCCAGGGTCAGCGCCAGCGCGACCATGACCGCGCCGATGATCAGCGTCAGGAAAGCCGCCGGCCCGTCGCCGACATTATATTGGCCATAGTCCAGCCCGCACTGGCGACAGCCCGACGCAAAACGCACCGGCCCTTCGAACAGGGTCGGTGCGCTGCAACGGGGGCAAAGGCCGCGGGCGGAGGCCGCAAGCAGGTCCATGCCTGTCGCCTTCGCCGTCATCCCTGAACCATCAGCCGCCGTGGATCGGCGCGCCCCAGCCGCCCCAGACATAGATGGCGGCGAACAGAAACAGCCACACCACGTCGACGAAATGCCAGTACCAGGCGGCCGCTTCAAAGCCGAAATGCTGCCGCGGGGTGAAGTCGCCCTTATAGGCGCGGATCAGGTTCACCACCAGGAAGATGGTGCCGACCAGCACGTGGAAGCCATGGAAGCCGGTCGCCATATAGAAGGCCGAGCTATAGGGCGAACCGCCGAACGGGAACGGCGCGTGCATATATTCATAGGCCTGGATGCAGCTGAACAGCGCGCCCAGGATCACCGTACACCACAGGCCCTTCTTCAGCCCTTCGCGATCGCCGTGAATCAGCGCGTGATGCGCCCAGGTGACGGTGGTGCCCGAGCAGAGCAGGATCAGCGTGTTGAGCAAGGGCAGCTCGAACGCGTTCATCACCTCGATGCCCTTGGACGGGAACATCCCCTCGATCGGCGCCAGTTCGCTGGGGAAGAGGGAGAAGTCGAAAAAGGCCCAGAACCAGCCGACGAAGAACATCACTTCCGACGCGATGAACAGGATCATGCCATAGCGCAGATGCAGCTGGACCACCGGCGTATGATCGCCGGCATGCGCCTCGGCAATCACATTGCTCCACCAGCTGAACATGGTGAAGAGGACACCGGCCACACCGATCAGGAAGATCCAGCCACCGCCGGCGGGCATCGCGTCGGGATGCATCCACATGATCGCGCCCATCGCCATCACCAGCGCCGACATCGAGCCGAACAGCGGCCAGATGCTGGGCGGAAGGATATGATAATCGTGGTTCTTGGCGCCTGCCATGACGGTTTCTACCTCTTCCCTGTTTTTCGGTTATTCTCGTCAGCTTAGCTTGGCTGCTTCCCCTGCTCAACAGGATAGAAGGTGTAGCTGAGCGTTATCTGCTGCGTGTCCTTGTTGTCGGGATCCTGCAATATCTTGGGATCGACATAATAGATCACCGGCATGCGCACTTCCTCACCGGGCTGCAGCGTCTGCTGGGTGAAGCAGAAACACTGGATCTTGGTGAAATAGGCGCCAGCCTGGGTCGGCGTGACGTTGAAACTGGCGGTGCCGGTCACCGGCTTGTCGGACAGGTTCTTCGCAATGAAAATCGCCATGTCGCGGGCGCCGACGGTCACCGTGTCGGTGCGATGTTCGGGCCGGAACTCCCAGGGCATGCCGGGCTGGACATTGGAATCGAAGCGGATCGACATGGTCCGCCCGGCCACCGGGGTCAGCTTCACATCGGCCGCCGCGCGCTGGGTCGTGCCGCCGAAACCGGTGGTCTGGCAGAAGATGCGGTAGAGCGGGACCGAGGCGAAGCCGAGGGCAAGCATCGCCAGGCCGATGCCCGCCATCGCCACCAGCGTCCGCCGGTTGCGGCGGTCGCGGTCAAAGGGCGAGGGCGGGAGCGAGGCCATCAGATATTATGGCTCGCGCCGATCTTCGCCAAAGTGATGGCGAAGAAGAGGATGGCGAGGAAGCCGAGCAGCAGCCCGGTCACCAGCGCACGGGACTTTTGCCGTGCGCGCACCTGATCCTGATCTTCCGGACTCATGCCAGCAGCCAGCGGTCAACGACCACTGCCCCAAACAGCAGGAAGAGATAGAGGATCGAATATTTGAACAGCCGCTTTTCCGGCGCCATGCGCGCGGGGTCGGTCTCGCGGCGCAGATAGACCTGAAAGGCCATGGCGGCGAAGATCGCGGTGCCGACCAGCGCCGCCGTGCCATAGATCGCGCCGGTCAGGTGCAGCGCGACCGGGGCCAGCGCGGCAACCGCCATGATGAAGGTGTAGAAGAGGATCTGGCGCCGGGTGACGACTTCACCCGACACGACCGGCAGCATCGGGATGCCGGCGGCGGCATAATCGGTCTTCACGAACAGCGCGAGCGCCCAGAAATGGGGCGGCGTCCAGAAGAAGATCAGCATGAACAGGGCGATGGGCAGCGCGGTGATGTCGCCCGTCACCGCCGCCCAGCCGATCACCGGCGGAAAGGCGCCGGCCGCGCCGCCGATGACGATATTCTGCGCCGTCCGGGGCTTCAGCCAGATGGTATAGATGAAGACATAGAAGAGGATCGAGACGGTCAGCACCGCAGCGGCCAGCCAGTTGGTCGCCATCCCCATCAGGATCACCGAGAAGAAGGACAGGCCGACGCCGAAATGCAGCGCCGTCTGCCGCTCCATCCGGCCGGCGGGCAGCGGCCGGCTGGCGGTGCGCTTCATCTTGGCGTCGATGTCGGCTTCCCACCACTGGTTGAGCGCGGCGGCCGCGCCGGCGCCCAGCGCGATGCACAATATCGCGGTAAAGCCCAGCACCGGATGGATATGGCCGGGCGCGGCGAGCAGCCCGCACAGGCCCGTGAACACCACAAGCGTCATCACGCGCGGCTTGGTCAGCGCGACGAAATCGCGCCAATGAGCGGGCAGGACGGGGGCATTAGCCCCGGACGAAAGCGGCGAACTGGCCATAAACTCCTCTTCGATCAGCCGGCGCCCCATACAGGCCCTGACCGATTCCGGCAAATGGACAGACGGTCCTACCCATCTGCCCCGCCGCAGGGGGATGGAGTGCCCGGTCCAGGCCGGGCACCCGCATGGCGATCAGTCGATGACCGGCAGGGTCTCGAACTGGTGATAGGGCGGCGGGCTGGTCAGCGTCCATTCCAGCGTCGTCGCGCCTTCGCCCCAGGGATTGCCCTCGGCGCGTCTGCCGGCGAACAGCGACCAGAAGACATTGACCAGGAAGATCAGCACGCCGACCGCCATGATCTCATAGCCGTGGGTCGCGATCTTGTTCCAATAGGCGAACGCCTCGGGATAGTCGGGATAACGGCGCGGCATGCCGCTCAGGCCCAGGAAGTGCATCGGGAAGAACAGCAGGTTCACGCCGATGAAGAAGACCCAGAAATGGAGCTGGCCCAGCACTTCATTATACATGCGCCCCGTCATTTTCGGGAACCAGTAATAGAAGCCCGCGAACAGCGAGAAGACCGCGCCCAGCGACAGCACATAGTGGAAGTGCGCGACCACATAATAGGTGTCGTGCAGCACGTCGTCGACGCCGCCATTGGCCAGCACCACGCCGGTCACGCCGCCCACGGTGAACAGGAAGATGAAGCCCAGCGCCCACACCATCGGCGTCTTGAAGCTGATCGACCCGCCCCAGATGGTGGCGATCCACGAGAAGATCTTGATGCCGGTCGGCACCGCGATGACCATGGTGGCGGCGGTGAAATACATCTTCACATTCACCGACATGCCGGTGGTGAACATGTGGTGCGCCCAGACGACGAAGCCGACCACGCCGATCGCGACCATGGCATAGGCCATGCCGAGATAGCCGAACACCGGCTTGCGGCTGAAGGTCGAGACAATCTGGCTGACGATGCCGAAGCCCGGCAGGATCATGATATAGACTTCGGGGTGGCCGAAGAACCAGAAGAGATGCTGGTAGAGTTCGGGATCGCCGCCACCGGCCGCATCATAGAAGGTGGTGCCGAAATTGCGGTCGGTCAGCAGCATGGTGATCGCCGCGGCCAGAACCGGCAGCGCCAGCAGCAGCAGGAAGGCGGTGACCAGCACCGACCAGACGAACAGCGGCATCTTGTGCAGGGTCATGCCCGGCGCACGCATGTTGAGGATGGTGGTGATGAAGTTGATCGCGCCCAGGATCGAGCTGGCGCCGGCGATGTGCAGCGACAGGATCGCCATGTCGACGGCCGGGCCGGCCGACCCGCTGGTCGACAGCGGCGCATAGACGGTCCAGCCGGTGCCCGCGCCATTGCCGGTGCCGCCAGGCACGAAGGTCGAGCCGAGCAGCAGCAGGAAGGCGGGGATGAGCAGCCAGAAGCTGATATTGTTCATGCGCGGGAAGGCCATGTCCGGCGCGCCGATCATGATCGGCACGAACCAGTTGCCAAAGCCGCCGATGATCGCGGGCATCACCATGAAGAAGACCATGATCAGGCCATGGGCGGTGATCAGCACGTTCCACAGATGATAGGCCTGGTCCAGCGTCGCGGCGGGACCGTCGCTCCACTGCGCCCAGATATGCAGGAACTGGATGCCCGGCTCGCGCAATTCCATGCGCATCAGGCCGGAAATGGCGCCGCCGATCAGGCCGGCCATGATCGCGAAGATCAGATAGAGGGTGCCGATGTCCTTGTGGTTGGTGGACATGAACCAGCGCTGGAAGAAGGCCGGCTTGTGGTCGGCATCATGATGATCATGGGCATGGTCGCCATGATGATCGCCATGATGGTCGGCGGTGATGGTGGTCATGACGTTCCTACCCCTCAGATCTTCTTTTCAGCAGTAGCGGCAGCGGCTTCAGCCGTCTTCTCCGCCGCTGCGCCCTTCAGCGTGCCGCCCTGCGACTGGACCCACTGGTCGAACTGGGCCGGGGGCAGCGCCTCGATCGCGATCGGCATGAAGCCGTGGCGCGCGCCGCACAGTTCCGAACATTGGCCGTAATAGACGCCCGGCTTCTCGATGGTGAAGCTCTTCTCGTTCAGGCGGCCTGGCACGGCGTCCATCTTCACCCAGAGCGAAGGCACGGCAAAACTGTGGATCACGTCGGCGCCGGTGATGATCAGCTTGACCGGACGACCGACCGGCAGGACCAGGCGATTGTCGGGCGCGAGCAGATAGGGCTCGCCATTTTCCTTCGCCTTGTCCTCGGGCAGCATGTTCGACACGAATTCGGGGATGCCGTTGTCGGGATATTCATAGCCCCAATACCATTGATAGCCGGTGACCTTCACGGTCAGCGCATCCTTGGGCGCGGGCTTGTACTGGTCGGCCAGCAGGCCGATCGAGGGAATCGCGATCACCAGCAGGATGAGGACCGGGACGAGCGTCCACACCACTTCGATGACGGTGTTGTGGGAGGTCTTGGACGGCACCGGGTTGGCGGAGCGGCGATAGCGCACCATCACATAGAGCATCAGCAGCAGCACGAAGACCGAGATGATGGTGATGAGCGGCAGCAGCATCTTGTCGTGCAGCCAGCGCGCGGTGTGGCCGGTGGAGGTGAACTGCTCCTGCAGCGTGATCTCGCCGGGCTTTGGCATGCCGATGCCTTCGGTCGGCTTCATCCGCGGCGGCGCGGCGACCTTGGCGGCGGGCGCGGCTTCGGCCGCAGGGGCCGTCGCATTGTCGGGTGATTCGGTCGATATAGCTGCATTGTCAGCAGCGGGGGCGGCAGCGGCGGCATTCTCCTGCGCCAATGCCATCGGGCTCATCACCGTTGCCGGCGCCATTGCCAGCAAGCCGGCCAGAATGAGCGATCTCACCTTTTTCATAGCCTCATCTACCCCTAACCCCTTGTTGCCGCTGCAACGGGAACGTCCACTTTCGCGTCGTGCCCGCCCGTTCGGTCTATGTGGCGGCTTATAGGCAACGAATTTTTCTGCCTCAAGTCAGTGTGGACCAGATTTTCTTCGCTGTTGCAACGCCTCCCGCTCCCGCCTATCTCGCACCTCGCGCACAGGTGCGCGATCATGGGCATATCATGCCCGTGCGATATGGGCGGGCCGGGCGCCGTTTTTGCGCGACCTCCCGCAACGGAATAGTGGAACAGGGCGGAATGACCGACGAAGAAGTATTGGCAGAATTCCGGGCAGCAGGTGCGCTGCTCGAAGGACATTTCATCCTGTCGTCGGGCCGCCGCAGCGCTAATTACCTGCAGTGCGCCCGCGTGCTGATGAATGCCGAACGCGCCGGCAAGCTGGCCCGCGCCACCGTGCAGCAGCTGCCGCGCGAGCTGCGCCAGGAGATCGATCTGGTCGTGTCGCCCGCCATGGGCGGCCTGATCATCGGCCATGAAGTCGGCCGCGCGCTCGACAAGGATGCGGTGTTCCTGGAGCGGCCCGAGGGCGTGTTCGAACTGCGCCGCGGCTTTGCCATATCGCCGGGGCAGAAAGTGCTGATGGTGGAAGACGTCGTCACCACCGGCCTGTCGTCGCGCCAGGCGATCGAGGCGGTCGAGCGCGAAGGCGGCATCGTCGTCGCCGAAGTGGCGCTGGTCGATCGTTCGGCCGGCGAAGTGGACCTGGGCGTCCCCTTCTACCCGCTCGTGAGCATCAATTTCCCGGTCTATGACGCCGATCAGCTGCCGCCCGAACTGGAAGCGGTGCCGGCGATCAAGCCCGGCAGCCGGAAGCAGTAAGATGGCCGCCGTTCCGCTGCGCCTGGGGGTCAATATCGACCATGTGGCGACGATCCGCAACGCGCGGGGCGGCGAACATCCCGATCCGGTCAAGGCCGCGCTGCTGGCGGTGAAGGCCGGCGCCAACGGCATCACCGCGCATCTGCGCGAGGATCGCCGCCATATCCGCGACGAGGATATCGCGATGCTGATGGCGGCGCTCGACGTACCGCTGAACCTGGAAATGGCGGCGACGCAGGAAATGCTGGGCATCGCCCTCAAGCACAAGCCGCATGCCGCCTGCATCGTGCCGGAAAAGCGCGAGGAGCGCACGACCGAGGGCGGCCTGGACGCCGCCGGCCAGATCGCGGTGCTGCGCCCGATCGTCGCCGCGCTCACCGACGCCGGCATCCGCGTCAGCCTGTTCATCGAGGCCGACGCCGCCCAGATCGAGGCCGCGATCCAACTCGGCGCGCCGGTGGTCGAATTCCATACCGGCGCCTATGCCCATCTGACCGGCGAGGCCCGCGCGGTCGAGCTGCGCCGCATTGCCGACGCCGCCGCGCTCGCCGCCAAGAACGGCATCGAGCCGCATGCCGGCCATGGCCTCACCTTCGACAATGTCGCGCCGATCGCCGCCATCCCGCAGATCGCCGAACTCAATATCGGCCATTTCCTGATCGGCGAGGCGATCTTCGGCGGGCTGGAAGCCAGCATCCGCGAAATGCGGCGCCAGATGGACCTGGCACGGTGACTGCCGCATGATCATCGGCCTCGGCTCCGATCTCTGCAATATCGAGCGGATCCAGAATTCGCTCGACCGCTTCGGGGACCGG
Encoded here:
- a CDS encoding DUF983 domain-containing protein; amino-acid sequence: MTAKATGMDLLAASARGLCPRCSAPTLFEGPVRFASGCRQCGLDYGQYNVGDGPAAFLTLIIGAVMVALALTLELTVHPPLWLHLLLWAPLTAGAVVGSLRVAKGALLTVEYRKNAREGRVVEKKDA
- a CDS encoding cytochrome c oxidase subunit 3, with product MAGAKNHDYHILPPSIWPLFGSMSALVMAMGAIMWMHPDAMPAGGGWIFLIGVAGVLFTMFSWWSNVIAEAHAGDHTPVVQLHLRYGMILFIASEVMFFVGWFWAFFDFSLFPSELAPIEGMFPSKGIEVMNAFELPLLNTLILLCSGTTVTWAHHALIHGDREGLKKGLWCTVILGALFSCIQAYEYMHAPFPFGGSPYSSAFYMATGFHGFHVLVGTIFLVVNLIRAYKGDFTPRQHFGFEAAAWYWHFVDVVWLFLFAAIYVWGGWGAPIHGG
- a CDS encoding cytochrome c oxidase assembly protein, translating into MASLPPSPFDRDRRNRRTLVAMAGIGLAMLALGFASVPLYRIFCQTTGFGGTTQRAAADVKLTPVAGRTMSIRFDSNVQPGMPWEFRPEHRTDTVTVGARDMAIFIAKNLSDKPVTGTASFNVTPTQAGAYFTKIQCFCFTQQTLQPGEEVRMPVIYYVDPKILQDPDNKDTQQITLSYTFYPVEQGKQPS
- a CDS encoding heme o synthase, whose protein sequence is MASSPLSSGANAPVLPAHWRDFVALTKPRVMTLVVFTGLCGLLAAPGHIHPVLGFTAILCIALGAGAAAALNQWWEADIDAKMKRTASRPLPAGRMERQTALHFGVGLSFFSVILMGMATNWLAAAVLTVSILFYVFIYTIWLKPRTAQNIVIGGAAGAFPPVIGWAAVTGDITALPIALFMLIFFWTPPHFWALALFVKTDYAAAGIPMLPVVSGEVVTRRQILFYTFIMAVAALAPVALHLTGAIYGTAALVGTAIFAAMAFQVYLRRETDPARMAPEKRLFKYSILYLFLLFGAVVVDRWLLA
- the ctaD gene encoding cytochrome c oxidase subunit I; translation: MTTITADHHGDHHGDHAHDHHDADHKPAFFQRWFMSTNHKDIGTLYLIFAIMAGLIGGAISGLMRMELREPGIQFLHIWAQWSDGPAATLDQAYHLWNVLITAHGLIMVFFMVMPAIIGGFGNWFVPIMIGAPDMAFPRMNNISFWLLIPAFLLLLGSTFVPGGTGNGAGTGWTVYAPLSTSGSAGPAVDMAILSLHIAGASSILGAINFITTILNMRAPGMTLHKMPLFVWSVLVTAFLLLLALPVLAAAITMLLTDRNFGTTFYDAAGGGDPELYQHLFWFFGHPEVYIMILPGFGIVSQIVSTFSRKPVFGYLGMAYAMVAIGVVGFVVWAHHMFTTGMSVNVKMYFTAATMVIAVPTGIKIFSWIATIWGGSISFKTPMVWALGFIFLFTVGGVTGVVLANGGVDDVLHDTYYVVAHFHYVLSLGAVFSLFAGFYYWFPKMTGRMYNEVLGQLHFWVFFIGVNLLFFPMHFLGLSGMPRRYPDYPEAFAYWNKIATHGYEIMAVGVLIFLVNVFWSLFAGRRAEGNPWGEGATTLEWTLTSPPPYHQFETLPVID
- the coxB gene encoding cytochrome c oxidase subunit II yields the protein MKKVRSLILAGLLAMAPATVMSPMALAQENAAAAAPAADNAAISTESPDNATAPAAEAAPAAKVAAPPRMKPTEGIGMPKPGEITLQEQFTSTGHTARWLHDKMLLPLITIISVFVLLLMLYVMVRYRRSANPVPSKTSHNTVIEVVWTLVPVLILLVIAIPSIGLLADQYKPAPKDALTVKVTGYQWYWGYEYPDNGIPEFVSNMLPEDKAKENGEPYLLAPDNRLVLPVGRPVKLIITGADVIHSFAVPSLWVKMDAVPGRLNEKSFTIEKPGVYYGQCSELCGARHGFMPIAIEALPPAQFDQWVQSQGGTLKGAAAEKTAEAAAATAEKKI
- the pyrE gene encoding orotate phosphoribosyltransferase; the encoded protein is MTDEEVLAEFRAAGALLEGHFILSSGRRSANYLQCARVLMNAERAGKLARATVQQLPRELRQEIDLVVSPAMGGLIIGHEVGRALDKDAVFLERPEGVFELRRGFAISPGQKVLMVEDVVTTGLSSRQAIEAVEREGGIVVAEVALVDRSAGEVDLGVPFYPLVSINFPVYDADQLPPELEAVPAIKPGSRKQ